Part of the Zea mays cultivar B73 chromosome 4, Zm-B73-REFERENCE-NAM-5.0, whole genome shotgun sequence genome is shown below.
acacaaataattggactaactagtttgccctagtatataagttatacaggtgccaaaggttcacacttagccaataaaaagaccaagaactgggttcaacaaagagagcaagggataaccgaaggcagccctggtctggcgcaccggactgtccggtgtgccaccggacactgtccggtgcacgaggggacttcaagccaaacccttcaccttcgggaaaatccagagccgctccgctataattcaccggacagtgtccggtgctccaaggaagagcgtctctggaactcgccagcttcgagaattagctccgctataattcaccggacatgtccggtgtgcaccggactgtccggtgagccagcggagcaacggctattcggcgccaacggtcacctgctacagcattaaatgcgcgccagagcgcgcagaagtcaggcacacacgaagtggcgcaccggacactctacactgcatgtccggtgtgccaccagacatccaggcgggcccagcagtcagagctccaacggtcggaacccaacggcctggtgacgtggctggcgcaccggacactgtctggtgtgcaccggactgtccggtgcgccatgcgacagcagcctccaccaaacggctagtttggtggttggggttataaatacccccaaccaccccacattcaagtcatccaagttttcacacttccaactacttacaagagctaggcattcaatacaagacacacccaagtgatcaaatcctatctcaattccacaaaagctttagtgactagtgagagtgatttgttgtgttcttttgagctcttgcgcttggattgctttcttctttctcattcttttcgtgtgatcaaaactcacttgtaaccgaggcaagagacaccaattgtgtggtggtccttgcggggaagttttgttcccggttgatttgagaagagaaagctcacttggtccgagggaccgtttgagagagggaaagggttgaaagagacccggtctttgtgaccacctcaacggggagtaggtttgcgagaaccgaacctcggtaaaacaaattcgtgtgtcacacttcttattcgcttgcgatttgttttgcaccctctctcgtggactcgattatatttctaacactaacccggcttgtagttgtgattaactttgcaaatttcagtttcgccctattcaccccccccccctctaggcgactttcaagactcttctttcttctcctccgttgctttgaaagcAACGgtttgcacatcgggtgtggaggaggcgccttgctcgatgattttcttgatcatcaattcaaagctcacaaattttcctattacttcctcgggagacattagtttatatcttggatcaccacgaattaattgaacttgagtggggttaagaaaaacgagtgatctaagaataaccttgaccatttcatggtcatcccatttggtgcccccgaggttgcgcacttggttcaccaaggtcttgagccggttgtacatggcttgtggctcctccccttgatgaagcatgaagtgaccgagctccccctcgatcgtttctcttttggtcatcttggtcacctcgtctccttcgtgtgcggtcttgagcgcgttccaaatctctttggcactcttcaacccttgcaccttattatactcctctcgacttagaaaggcgaggagtatagtggtggcttgggagttgaaatgccggatttgggctacctcgtccgagtcatagccttcatcccccacggatggttcctgcgcaccaaattcaacaatgtcccaaatactagcgtggagtgaggttagatggtgccccattttatcactccacatacaataatcttcaccgtaaaaaaccggtggtttgcctagtgggatggaaagtaaaggggtacgtttggaaatacgagggtagcgtaagggaatcttactaaaattCTTGCgatcatggtgcttagaagtgacggaaggcgtgtcggagccggaggtggagagtgacgaagaatcggtctcgtagtagaccacttttttcattttcttcttcttgtcgccactccggtgcgacttgacgcggggaggtgactcctccctcttcttgttgccagactcccccgatggagccttcccgtggcttgtggcgggcttctcgtcggtcaccatctccttcttggcgtgagctcccgacatcacttcgagtggttaggctcttaatgaagtaccgggctctgataccaattgaaagtcgcctagaggggggtgaataggcaaatctgaaatttataaagtttaagcacaactacaagtcggggttagcgttagaaatataatcgagtccgaaagagagggtaaaaacaaatcacaagcaaatacggcggatgacacggtgatttgttttaccgaggttcggttcttgcaaacctactccccgttgaggtggtcacaaaaaccgggtctctttcaaccctttccctctctcaaacggtcacctagaccgagtgagcttctcttctcaatcaaacgggacactaagtccccacaaggaccaccacacaattggtgtctcttgctttgattataatgatcttgggaacaagaaatggcgaagaagaaagccaaccaagcaacaagaacaacaaaagaacacaagctgaTCTTCTCACTAGTCCTAAGAACTAGAGTTGATttggggactttgatttgatcggaggctttgatttgtgtcttggagtgttgtgtattgctcttgtattgaatgaggagtagtgaatgcttggatgccttgaagtgtggtggttgggggtatttatagcccaaaccaccaaagtggtcgttggggatggctgctggcgtatggcgcaccggacagtccggtgcgccagccacgtcacccaaccgttagggttcgaccgttggagctctaacatgtgaggccaccgaacagtccggtggtgcactggacagtcactgttcactgtctggtgcgccttatgacgcctgctctgacttctgcgtgcgcaggcgcgcactgtagcgtttcactgttcctttgcagacgatcgttggtgctgtttagccgttactccgctggcacactggacagtccggtgctacaccggacagtccggtgaattatagcggagtggcttcccaaattcccgaaggtggcaagtttggagctgatctccctggtgcaccggacactgtccggtggcacaccggacagtccggtgcgccagaccagggtagccttcggttgtcttttgctctttttatttgaaccctttcttggactttttattggtttgtgttgaacctttggcacctgtagaacttatattctagagcaaactagttagtccaattatttgtgttgggcaattcaaccaccaaaattgtttAGGAAaagggtgtaagcctatttccctttcaggtaggTCTCAGGGTGCGGGACCATGCTCTAGTGGTTGCACTGGTCGAAGGCGATCGATAAGTCTGACCACTGGAGGTGTCGAGGGTTAGTGGGTTGTGCCACACACATTTCCTGGCCTTCATGTCTACGCTCGTTGCCAGGCGCCCACCGGCGGCTTGCTTCGACCATATTTCCAAATGATGGTGGTGTCTCTCCTGTTTGTTGCTCGGTGTTGCCTGTGGGTCGACGGGAGCATCGCTCGAGGGCAGCGGGTTCCCTTTCGTGATATCATCTCTCCACCTCGCTCCTGGTGGAGCGTTTGGATCCCGTGCACTGGGGGTCGATTGCCCTCGATCCAGCAAGGCGGAGCTTGCCAGTGGCAGCTGCAAGGAAGTCGAGAGAGCTGAACTTGATGTTGCTCCAAGGGGCGAAGGTTTTGCCCCCAGCAGATGCTGATGAATTGGCCATCGGAGTGAAAAACATCGCTTGGCACGCTTGCGGTCCCctatctggcgcgccaactgttgtgGTTTCGAAAACCGGGGGACAATAGATTTGTGTTCTGTGGGGGATGCAAGCGTCGACTCACCTCGAATGGTGAATCGCGAGGATCCTGGCTGAGAAGCTGAGACACAATAGGGTTATACTAGTTTGGGCTAGGGCCCTAGTCCAGTGTAATGCTGATCAATGTATTGCTCAGGAGCTTGTTACAACAAGCGTGTTTGTGTCGAGAAAGAAGGTTGTCCAGTCCTTATATAGCTAAAGGGTGGCCTTTACAGTTGGGACTTGTATTCTACTCTGGGGTACTTGCTTGTTGCCCTTGGGTTGCTCTAGCCCTCCTGGTGTCGTCTGTGGGGGTGCGCGTTGTCGTACTCTCGATACGACGTTCTGCCCCGTACTCTCTCCATATGAATCTCATAGCTTGTTCGGTGTCAACGTTGTGGAACCTGGCAGGTCCCGCAAAGTGGGCTTACGGTGAGGTTCACGGTCGTATTCAGTATAACTTCATCTTCCGTCATACCCCTTGCGTCACCTTCCAACACGCGTAAGCATACTCCTGGTATGGAGTATTGTCTTGTCCTTTCTAGTGTATGGGTCACTATAGAGACTTTGATGCTGAGGTCCTCGCAACTGGAGTTGACCGGCCCCACGAGTCAGCGAGGATATATCCGAGGATGCACACGAGGTGTACCATCGTGTTTGTCAGATACCTTTTGGTATTGTACGTACGATCTCAACATGATTTGGTGATGACGCGTCTTGTCGCGACCAACATGGTCCAGCAGCGTTAGCCTAAGTTCTTTCCTTGTGGGTCCGCTTGGCGAGAATTTGATCGTTTGCTCTGCCTCACGGACTTGCTCGGCAGGAATTTGGTTGTTCTCCTCGCCTCGAGTATTTTCTTGGCGGAGACTTGGTCGCTAGCCCCGCTTCGTAGACTCCCTCGACGGAGACTTGGTCATTCGCGCCGCCTCGCACACTCGCTTTACGGGGACTTGGTTGTTTGCCCGCCTCGTAGACTTGCTCGGCCAATGGGCTAGAAAGAGGTTATGAGCCTCACTTTGGATACCACGCTCCTAGGTACCCGACATATAGAGCAATGTTTTCGTCGAAGGTGGGTGCAGATATTTTGGGCCGGCCAATAATGGCCCAGCTGATGGAGCCTGCTATTTTAAGTTTTCAACACATAGGAGCTATTTTTACAAATAGGCCTGCAGATGCCTCTACTCTTGGAGACGGTCTTAGGTGGTTAGAGTAGTACTCCTCGGTTCCTTGGTTTGACTTTCGTTGGAGTGATTTTCtggctgtggttaaaaaaattATATCGTTTGTCCAATGTCAAAGCATAGATATAAGGCCTAGTATAGCcgcggtcgttctcacatgggttACGACGTCGCTGTTTTTGGGTGGGACAGAGGGTTCGGGTTTTTTCGACCTGCATAAGAatatcttcttaatataataggtCGAGTTTTTTTAATGACATTGAAATTCAGGCTAGGAAACATTTATAGCAGTCTATATACTGTATATATGCGATTTGTTTTCTGAAGAACGAATTTGAAACAGTACTCAAAACATTTTTGTAACTTAACTTAATTCGCACCTGTACACGACTACAAGGTACCGCTTAAACGAATACAACGAATCTCGAAATGCCTAACTCCACAGACCACAGGCCAGACACGCAGTtcagaaaagagttggatcgtcgAGCTGTACGTCCACTGAGAGAGTTAGCTATCGAACAACTTGAGGCCGAAGCCGACGTCCTCGCAGTGCCGGACGTACGGCTTGACAGCGGCGACGTCGACGTCCGTCTTGGCCCTGCACCCGAGGATCGGCGGCGAGTGCAGGCACGGCTCCACGGACGTGGACCGGACGCACGCGACGTCGGAGGTCTCCCTGTTCCAGTCCGGCCGGATCAGGATCCACGGCTTCACGCCGGCGAAGCTGTACGCGACGTAGCCGAAGGTGGACCAGGCGCTCATCGTGATCTTGTCGCAGTAGCTGAGCAGGTAGATCTCGGCCAGCGCCTTCTGGTTGTGGTCGTTGGACGTGTACTGCTGCTGCTCCTCGTGGCTGGGCTGGAACACCGCCACGATCTCCCCACTCTTGGTGGGGCTCTCGTAGTACATGCCGCGGATCTTCTCGTAGTACCCCGAGTAGAGCGACGCGATCAGCACCGCCTTCACCTTCCCGTCGCCAGCGTCGGCCGTCGCGTTCGTCGGCGGCTCGGCGGGGCCGAGCTCCGGCAGCAGCCGCTGCTCCCTGACGCACCGCATCAGCTGCTCGTACATGTTCTCGAACTTGATCGGCTTCTCCGGGAAGATCCGGATCTGGAACCCGATCTTCTCGTCGACCCTGGCAAGGTACGCCTCGTAGTACCTCCTGACGATCCCCCAGACTCGGTTGGTCGGGTGGAAGAGGTACCGTCCCAGGTGGTGGAACACGGCCTCCCTCCGCGGGAACATCTTGGCCAGCTCGGCCTCGAACATGGGCGTCAGGAACAGCGCCGGGGCGAAGTAGCTGTCGGACTTGAGCAGCATCCAGTTGAACTTGCTGAGCGTGACCTGGTCCTCGTCGCAGAAGACGTTGTCGGACAGCTTCAGCTGGAACTGCTCCAGGTGGAGGTAGACGTACGGAGGCAGcgacgacgacgccggcgcgccggGGCCGTCGTCGTTGCGGACGATGTTGTTCTTGAGCATGTTCGCGTAGCTCTCCGGCGCGCCGATGTGGAGCTTGTGGGGATTGTTCTGCGGGAAGCTGCCCGGGAGCACCCACGAGCTGACCGGGAACGGCTCGCAGAAGAGGCCCTCCTGCTCCGCCGGGACGTGCACGAGGAGCACCCGGTCGGTGAGCAGCGCGTAGAGGAAGGTGGAGGCGATGGTGAGCATGCGGTTGCCGAGGCCGTTGCAGGGGAACCACACCACGTACTTGCACTCCGAGTCGTCCGTGTTGCGCCCGGCCTTGAGAAGCTTGACGGCCCGCCGGTACCGCTTCGTCCTCGGGCCGCACTTCTTGTGCCTCGCCTCGTACTTCCTCAGCTTCTGCACCAGGTAGGGGGACAGCGGGAACGGGGATGGCTTCCGGTACAGGTTCGATTTGTAGCGGCTCTGGCAGGAGGATTCGTCGAATGCCGCGGACAGCAATCCGCCTAGAAGCTTATCCTGGGACACTGATGTTGCCGTCGATACAGAGACGTTGTTCAGACCAACAGGTTCTGCAGAGAAAAATGGTAGGTGAATAGGCTATCAGAGATGACGAGTTGAAAAATGCAGGAAAAAAATTGTTGCAAACATGTGTGAATTGAATTTTTTGAATTGCGCCTACCCAGTGTGTGAGGTTGACATGTGAGTATTGGGGCTACAACACTACATGTCACCATTTTTTTATTAACCCTGATCTTTTCTTTTGCTAATTACTTTGATGATCTAAAATTGCGTCCATTTAAATTAATGCCCAAGTCACGTGTCATCCTCAACTAAATATCGCAGCCAAAAAAAAAACGTCGCAATCTCGACTAAATATCGTAGCAACAAAATACGGCAGACAATAAAGCGCAATTCCTCACTTCCTATTTAGACTTGGACACTACTTTGTATTTTTCTTTTATATAAAAAACACTACATTGTTAAGGCTAAAAATACTAGTAACAGTTTGGTCTCCTAAAGCCAGGGACCACTCAAGCGAAAACTGTGTGCATCTAGTCTAGAAGAGCAGAATACACCCAGCGTTTACGCAGAAGCCTTTGGAAGGAACTGTGATGAGTGATGAGATTGAGGCAGGACAAGATCCGGATAGTGATGCATCATGCGCCAGTGCGATGGACGCTGAGCCGCTGACGCAACAAACAGGATCGCCTCTGTACAGCATCAGCATGGCCACAAACTCAACTGCTGCAGTGTTGCTGTACGCAGCAAGCCGGATCTGAATTCCGATCCTGGCCCAAAATGAATTGCTCGTTCATGCATGAAGCAGCAGATCAGCGATCCGATCACGAATCCGGACTGCCTGCACGGGGACAGCTCCATAGTGCCACGCACGATCCATGTGATCTGATTGATGCGCGCGGTGTGCTCCGCCAATGGCCATGGCGCCACAGCGAACCGTAGCAAGTACCACGAACGAAGCAGCGAGCGAGCGACGACGTCTTCTAGAATCGGACGCTGAGCTAGTGAGCAGCGAGCTGCCTCCCGACAAAACGCCAACTCGCTTTTCGCCATGACGAACAAAAAAAGGCGCAGGGAAATTGCATACGATACGACAGCGTCTCCCCGTTCGGTTCGTAGGCCCAGCGGCCCAACCCGCGTCTGAGAATCCCCCCAGTTCCTTCCTTCCCACGCGTCGAATGGCCTCCGGTCAACGAGCTACGTGCGACGACGTGAGTACGTGACCCCCGAAACCCACAGGCCCAGAACGGAGCGCGGAGGGCAGGGCAGGGAGGCTTACTTTGGCCCTGACGAGGCGTCGCGCcgcggtcgccgccgccgccgtccacgCGGCGGGCGGTAGGCTTGGGGACGACGGGCGGAGAGGAGGTagcggacgacgacgacgacgaagggaaGGAGCCGCTGCCCCAGCGGCCGCCGAAGACGAGGAAGAGGAGGGGTAGCGTGAGGAGGAAGCCGACGAGCACCATCTCCGGGCGGACGCCGCCggagccgcgccacccgccgccgccgccggcacgCTTCCTGTCGTCGTCGGGCGGAGCCCGAGGGCTCCGCGACCGCTTCACGTCCATCTCCCTCCCGCAACTCCGCCGCGCGCGGCCTGCTAGCTGCTAGCTCGATCCGCTCGGACTGCTGCCTCTCTGGTGTCAATTAAAAGCTAGCTCTCGTTTCGATTTTTGATCCGTGTGGCGACGGCTTGCTTGTGCcggcttctctctctctctcctccgctTGGAGCAGGTCAACCTGGTGGAAGAAGCTACGGGCGGGGCGGGGGGCTTGAAATGGAAGGAGAGAGAGGGAGTGACGCCGACGTGTGCCCGCTCGTGCATCGTTGGTTTATGCAGCACGCACCGCTTCTATTCTAATTCGCTACTACTAATTCGCATTTGCGGCAAGTACTCATCAACTGCTGTGTGCAGTGCACCCGCGCGGGAGCTGTTAGGTTTGATTACCGTTGAATTAATTAGTTAGCTGGCTTGTGGGTTGTTGTCACTGTGTGGGAACGAGGAACAATTTCCTATAGCTTCGGCCGGTTCCATGGAAAAGTCTCTGCTCTTTCTAGCCTAACTATAACTTTCTTTTTGCACTGGTATCCTCGCCTCCAAGGCTCCAAAGTTCATATGTTTTGACCGTGTTTTCTTCCGAAGCAATAGGTGGTAGTAATCGTCATATCGAACTGTTCGTTAAAATTCTTGTAAAAAAAGGGTACGACGATATGTATTGAAATTGCTTGCCCGCTGTCGACTTCCTTTCGCGCTTCTCATCTTGCTGCAGAGAGAGGACGCACTTTCCTTTGCATGCAGGGGAATTGCATCCATAGCTCCGTCTCCGAACCGCGATCACGGTCACGGCCATGCTGCCGTGCGTGCGCTAGGGTTTCTTCCTTCGCTTCCGCGGCCCGCACATGTTTTCGTTTTCCATTGGCAGGACTCTCACATGGTTTTTTGGTAGTTTGCGACGTCCTGCTGCACCTCTGATGACCTGTCACTAGCTAGTTTCCGTgagaccggggggggggggggggggggggggggggcacagGACAGGACGGCTTCCCGCGAGGACATGTGGTCAGATTCTTCCGAGAAGTTTTTTTTACTTCGTTTTCATGGGCTGCGGAGTTGCAGGCCGGCCAGGGATCAGCTAGCAGCGTCGGCTCTATCATTGGAGCTTAATTCAATGGTGGTAGGTAGGTGGAGTAATGGAATGGAATGGGTACGTACGCGCATCTGAAATTCTGAATCGTTCAACGCCAACGAGCTGCGGAAATGTCGTAATCAACCCTAGTGATGTACTACGTACGTATCGTATTCGTACATTTACTTGTTGAATACTTCAAAAACTCGTCCGtcgccgtcacccgtcaccatcaGGGAGAAGGCCAGAGCTCAGGCTGCGCATAGGTGTCGTCGACCAGAGACATTGCACCATCATCACATCACAGATTAATGCAGCACAGAAGCCGGAAGTGCGGAGACTGTCGTCTCCAGAAGCTGGAGATCTACGATCTTCTGCGCTCGATCCTCAGAGGAGGGAGGATCTGTGATCTGCCATATGTCCACGAGAATGCAAGGAGCCACGTGCAACAGCCACTGCTGGCCAGTGCCGCATCTATCACCACCATCCCTCCTCGTAGGACGCCCTATTTTCCTAAGCTGCAGCCTGCAGAGGAGACTGATGAAGAATAATGTTCTTTTATTATTAGAGCCAGTAGCCGGACGTCAACGCGAGCGCAACTAACGCAGACGGCAGACTGGCCGGCGGTTCCAGCAAGTGTGCCTGTCACCGGCCGGGCAGCAAGTCCGCGTGAACCAGCGTAATTAGTTCAGCTCGTACGCGATCACTGCACGCGCCATCGGATGCTGCCGCCGTGGGTTCATCATCGTGTCTCGTCGGTGAGCGATGGACACGGAGGAGTGGAGGTGGAGCTATTACCCATGACTCCCGCTCCCACCGATTTTACTGTCTGGATACCGGGAGCGTGACACGACCGCACCGCATCATGCCGCTGCACAAGCTAGTGCCAACTGCGCACATGGCTTGCCGCTTGGCGCTTGGCGACTTCTACTGTGCGCAGCATGGACAGAAGAGGTGGACGGATACCCTCCCGTCGCCACGCGCGTCGGTGACTACTGACGCGAACAAGGTTTACTTGTGTCTGTGGTCCGAATTAATGACGAATAATTATCAGCAACGATTCTAGACTCACCTCTTGTGTAAGGAGATCCGCAACGATTTTGTCTGTCGATTATGTCTAAGAGCTGTATTGTTTCATCTGAGCAAGGGTCACAGGACCGGCCTATAGCTTTTGGTAGGCTTTAAATTCAGTTCGTGCTCTTGCTGATTTTCTGAAGTCTTTTGTCCTTGAGTTCTTCGTCTCTTTGTTCTTGTTGATTTGAGAAGAACCATCGAGTTCTTGTGTTTTCATGTGTTTTTTGGGATTTGTTGGTGTGCGAAATATACTCTTAGAATCACTACTTACGTCCTATTGGCGCAGTCTGTGATTGTGATCTTAGTTGGTCTTGTTTTGAGTTCGTTTTAGAAAACATCAACAAAACCCAATTCTATTCGTATTTTTAGATCCGTGGTCGATTCACAAGTTCGATTGGGCTCAAAATTTGTCCAGGTGTGTGTAAGATTTTATCTCAATCGGAGCTCGTTTGGTTCAGTTTCGTATTCGAGAACTGAATTTTGTGCTGCTGAAACGAGCACTTGTTCGTGACACGGTTTTAGACGGATTCGGACTTTTTGGTGTCCGATTTGCGATGCGTTTGTTTTGCTAGTCTCGTGTGAGTATtagaaatgttttgttttgaaatcATAAGATCACTGTTTTGCTGATGTAATTTTGGTTTGATCGCTTACTTTATTTTAATTGAAGTGAGGTGACCATATTTAATGTTTGGTAGCTGGTTCGAGTTTTGAAGAAACTTGGCTGGATCGCGTGAAGCACGGTGCCAAGAGCCGTTAAGCCGTCTGCAGCAGTCTATCTAAAGTTTAGTCAAAAGAACTATTTTGTACTGCTCCTAAAGTCGAGTTTAAAATGAGCTGAGGCAGAATTTCCATGCCGCGCGGGGCGCGCGGCAACGAAAGCTAGAGCCCAGACAAGCAAGACGGGGCCGTGTCACGCAATGGCCGGCCTGACGGTAGCAACGTTTGGGCAGTAGATAAATAAAAAGATAGAAAATTAATAACAGAAGTATATAGAAATAGATAAATAAAGAAATAACATAACAGATGCACAAGGCACATCACAAATGCACAATAATATTTAAGTAAATTTCGTTGACGGTCCTCTCAAACTTGTCCTAAGTTTTCATCAAGGTCCCGGTACTTTCAAATTACACATTTAGTTCTATAAACTTATCCCAAATTCTCATGTATAGCCCACCTACCAAGACCACATAGTAGTTGCTCCAGCGTGATGCTTGGCGTATCAAGTTATCTCTAAGTGTCAATTTCCCCAACAACAAACTGAATATCTTGGCCACATCATCAGTGGAGTGCCCAGGGAGTCTTTACAGGCCCAGCCAGAGTGTAAGCCGCAGCATATTGGTCTACTCCCATGTCTGTCAAAGAGGTTCAAAGTTTCCTGGGGCTAATAGATTATTATCGAAAGCTTGTCAGACACTTCACCATCATTGTCAAACCACTAACAGGCCTGTTAAAAAAGGGGGCTCACTCTTCATGTTGACTGAAAGACACCAAACAGGTTTGCAGAGTGCAGACTATCTATTCCCTAGTGGCACTTCCTTGTACGATTGGTGGACGGACCTGCGTAGTCTTTGCAGCAGACAGATAAGAAGGGACTTCGACGGTCTGCTAATTCAATTCTGGTGGAATCTATGGCTGAAAAGAAATGTCACAATCTTTCAAGGTCAGCATAGGGGTGTAGACCAAGTTACTATGGCTATCATGGGCAATGCTAGTAGCTGAGGCCTTGTTAGGTTTTTTCCTAGTGGCTGTTTTGTTTTtgccctgttttttccttttttgatTTCTTTCTTGTTCTCTTGATTTTCCTTGTTTCTTCTTCACTTCAGTTGCTTCGAGTCTGTTGTTCCCCTTTGTTTACTTCCTCATCTAATATAGATCGGAGCGGCAAGCCTTTTTGCCCCTTTCTTAAAAAAAAAAGAGTGCAGACTATCAAGACTGCTCATACTTCAGCTCTAGTGTTGGCCTCACCATATTTCAGTAAAAACTTTGCAATCGAGATGGATCCTTGACAGACTGGTGTGGGTGCAGTACTTGCTCAACAAGGACAGCCCTTGGCTTCCATTAGCGGGCCTCTTGGTCCAAAAAAATCGGGATGCCTCCACTTATGAAAGAAAGAGTATTTAGCCATCCTAATTGCAGTGGAACAGTGGCGTCCTTACTTGCAGCTAACTGAATTCTTGATCTGTACAACCAAAAGGGTTTGTTCCACCTTAGTTCTTGTTCGGTTAATCTCGTTACCCATGTATTAaatgagattggaaaaaaataagaaaaagtttgacttgcttgggatttaaactcacccaatcccactcaatccacatggat
Proteins encoded:
- the LOC100304305 gene encoding Galactoside 2-alpha-L-fucosyltransferase, with translation MDVKRSRSPRAPPDDDRKRAGGGGGWRGSGGVRPEMVLVGFLLTLPLLFLVFGGRWGSGSFPSSSSSSATSSPPVVPKPTARRVDGGGGDRGATPRQGQKPVGLNNVSVSTATSVSQDKLLGGLLSAAFDESSCQSRYKSNLYRKPSPFPLSPYLVQKLRKYEARHKKCGPRTKRYRRAVKLLKAGRNTDDSECKYVVWFPCNGLGNRMLTIASTFLYALLTDRVLLVHVPAEQEGLFCEPFPVSSWVLPGSFPQNNPHKLHIGAPESYANMLKNNIVRNDDGPGAPASSSLPPYVYLHLEQFQLKLSDNVFCDEDQVTLSKFNWMLLKSDSYFAPALFLTPMFEAELAKMFPRREAVFHHLGRYLFHPTNRVWGIVRRYYEAYLARVDEKIGFQIRIFPEKPIKFENMYEQLMRCVREQRLLPELGPAEPPTNATADAGDGKVKAVLIASLYSGYYEKIRGMYYESPTKSGEIVAVFQPSHEEQQQYTSNDHNQKALAEIYLLSYCDKITMSAWSTFGYVAYSFAGVKPWILIRPDWNRETSDVACVRSTSVEPCLHSPPILGCRAKTDVDVAAVKPYVRHCEDVGFGLKLFDS